Part of the Triticum urartu cultivar G1812 unplaced genomic scaffold, Tu2.1 TuUngrouped_contig_5741, whole genome shotgun sequence genome, TTGAGTTGTTGTTATGGTAAGTTAACACGGTTCGTTATTAAACCATGGATTTGATTTACCAAATCCATAATTATTGTATACTCTTTGATAGATATAGCGCAACCCAAATTAATTCCTAATCCTTATTTTACAAGTTCTTAATAGTTCTCTTTTCTTATTTTGAATGCAAATACCTAACTAAATACTAATAAAATTCTTTGTTGACAGCAATCTATGCTTCACAGTAGTATATATTTTGTATATCGAAGTCCTAGATAGGAAAGTAGAGTAGGCACAGATCCTCCACAAAAGGCAAAATGTATATGAAAAAAAAGATTGATTGAACTTTCCAATGGACTCATTCCATGAGTAAACGATTGAATGGGATTCGCTTGGGCAACGAAATCAAGTCCTGGTCCCCTTTTCTCTCTTATTGAATTAACTAATTCATTTCCTTTTTACTTTTTGATTTACCAAATCCATAATTATTGTATACTCTTTGATAGATATAGCGCAACCCAAATTAATTCCTAATCCTTATTTTACAAGTTCTTAATAGTTCTCTTTTCTTATTTTGAATGCAAATACCTAACTAAATACTAATAAAATTCTTTGTTGACAGCAATCTATGCTTCACAGTAGTATATATTTTGTATATCGAAGTCCTAGATAGGAAAGTAGAGTAGGCACAGATCCTCCACAAAAGGCAAAATGTATATGAAAAAAAAGATTGATTGAACTTTCCAATGGACTCATTCCATGAGTAAACGATTGAATGGGATTCGCTTGGGCAACGAAATCAAGTCCTGGTCCCCTTTTCTCTCTTATTGAATTAACTAATTCATTTCCTTTTTACTTTTGGATTTTTTTTGATTTGATTTGGCATTATTCAacaataaaaaaagaaaaatttcgaCAAATTCCTTTTTTTTAATTATGTGATAATTATGAGAACCAATCCTACTACTTCTCCTCCCGGGGTTTCCACAATTGAAGAAAAAAGTACAGgtcgtatcgatcaaattattggaCCCGTGCTGGATGTCACTTTTCCCCCAGGCAAGTTACCTTATATTTATAACGCTTTGGTAGTCCAGAGTAGAGACACTGCCGATAAGCAAATTAATGTGACTTGTGAGGTACAACAATTATTAGGAAATAATCGAGTTAGAGCTGTAGCTATGAGTGCTACGGACGGGTTGATGAGAGGAATGGAAGTGATTGACACGGGAGCTCCTCTCAGTGTTCCGGTCGGTGGAGCTACTCTCGGACGAATTTTCAACGTTCTTGGGGAGCCTGTTGACAATTTGGGTCCTGTAGATAGTAGTGCAACGTTCCCTATTCATAGATCTGCGCCTGCCTTTATCGAGTTAGATACGAAATTATCCATCTTTGAAACAGGTATTAAGGTCGTCGATCTTTTAGCTCCTTATCGACGTGGAggaaaaataggactatttgggGGGGCTGGAGTAGGTAAAACAGTACTGATCATGGAATTAATCAATAACATTGCTAAAGCTCATGGGGGCGTATCCGTATTCGGTGGAGTAGGGGAACGGACTCGTGAAGGAAATGATCTTTATATGGAAATGAAGGAATCCGGAGTAATTAATGAAAAAAATATTGAGGAATCAAAGGTAGCTCTAGTCTATGGCCAAATGAATGAACCACCGGGAGCTCGTATGAGAGTTGGTTTAACTGCCCTAACTATGGCGGAATATTTCCGAGATGTTAATAAGCAAGACGTGCTTTTATTTATCGATAATATCTTTCGTTTTGTTCAAGCAGGATCAGAGGTATCCGCTTTATTAGGGAGAATGCCCTCCGCAGTGGGTTATCAACCTACTCTTAGTACAGAAATGGGTTCTTTGCAAGAAAGAATTGCTTCTACTAAAAAGGGATCTATAACTTCGATTCAAGCAGTTTATGTACCTGCAGACGATTTGACCGACCCTGCCCCTGCCACAACATTTGCACATTTGGATGCTACTACCGTACTTTCCAGAGGATTAGCTTCCAAGGGTATTTATCCAGCAGTAGATCCTTTAGATTCAACCTCGACTATGTTACAGCCTCGGATCGTTGGCAACGAACATTATGAAACTGCGCAAAGAGTTAAGGAAACTTTACAACGTTACAAAGAACTTCAGGACATTATCGCAATTCTTGGCTTGGATGAATTATCGGAAGAGGATCGTTTAACTGTAGCAAGAGCAAGAAAAATTGAGCGTTTCTTATCACAACCGTTCTTTGTGGCAGAAGTTTTTACTGGTTCTCCAGGAAAGTATGTTGCTCTTGCGGAAACTATTAGGGGATTTCAACTAATCCTTTCCGGAGAATTAGACGGCCTACCTGAACAGGCTTTTTATTTGGTGGGTAACATCGATGAAGCTAGCACGAAAGCTATAACCTTAGAAGAGGAGAACAAATCGAAGAAATGAAATTAAATCTTTATGTACTGACTCCTAAGCGAATTATTTGGGATTGTGAAGTGAAAGAAATCATTTTATCCACTAATAGTGGCCAAATTGGCGTATTACCAAACCACGCCCCCATTAACACAGCAGTAGATATGGGTCCTTTGAGAATACGCCTCCTCAACGACCAATGGTTAACAGCGATTCTGTGGAGCGGTTTTGCGAGAATAGTTAATAATGAGATCATCATTTTAGGAAATGATGCGGAACTGGGTAGTGATATTGATCCGGAAGAAGCTCAAAAGGCACTTGAAATAGCCGAAGCTAACTTGAGTAAAGCTGAGGGTACGAAAGATTTGGTTGAAGCGAAGCTCGCTCTCAGACGAGCTAGGATACGAATCGAGGCTGTCAATTGGATTCCCCCATCCAATTGAAGACAATCCAGTGGTTTATAGTTGATACAAAGAAAAAGGGAAGAGGGGTAGAAAAAGTTATTAGATAGCGAAGCGAAGTAAGTCCAATGCTATCTAGTAATTTTTCTACCTACTGACCTACTATTGGTTTTGACCCAAGGCCCCCCGCCGTATGAAAGACATCTTCATCTCTTTTTTTTAAGCTTTTGAAAGCTAATTATATATGCCCTTTCTCATCCTAGTTTTATCTATTGTAATCTTAGAGTTCTCTTTTCACAATCCAGTCTTCGAAAATTCGTAACATATCTTTCTAAAAATGCTAGTACATATTTTTCTGAAGATTTTTTTTTTAAGTTGGATATAAGTTAATGCAACTTCCACATGTACATCTTCATCTCTTTTTTTTAAGCTTTTGAAAGCTAATTATATATGCCCTTTCTCATCCTAGTTTTATCTATTGTAATCTTAGAGTTCTCTTTTCACAATCCAGTCTTCGAAAATTCGTAACATATCTTTCTAAAAATGCTAGTACATATTTTTCTGAAGATTTTTTTTTTAAGTTGGATATAAGTTAATGCAACTTCCACATGTACATCTTCATCTCTTTTTTTTAAGCTTTTGAAAGCTAATTATATATGCCCTTTCTCATCCTAGTTTTATCTATTGTAATCTTAGAGTTCTCTTTTCACAATCCAGTCTTCGAAAATTCGTAACATATCTTTCTAAAAATGCTAGTACATATTTTTCTGAAGATTTTTTTTTTAAGTTGGATATAAGTTAATGCAACTTCCACATGTACATCTTCATCTCTTTTTTTTAAG contains:
- the LOC125529642 gene encoding ATP synthase subunit beta, chloroplastic, which produces MRTNPTTSPPGVSTIEEKSTGRIDQIIGPVLDVTFPPGKLPYIYNALVVQSRDTADKQINVTCEVQQLLGNNRVRAVAMSATDGLMRGMEVIDTGAPLSVPVGGATLGRIFNVLGEPVDNLGPVDSSATFPIHRSAPAFIELDTKLSIFETGIKVVDLLAPYRRGGKIGLFGGAGVGKTVLIMELINNIAKAHGGVSVFGGVGERTREGNDLYMEMKESGVINEKNIEESKVALVYGQMNEPPGARMRVGLTALTMAEYFRDVNKQDVLLFIDNIFRFVQAGSEVSALLGRMPSAVGYQPTLSTEMGSLQERIASTKKGSITSIQAVYVPADDLTDPAPATTFAHLDATTVLSRGLASKGIYPAVDPLDSTSTMLQPRIVGNEHYETAQRVKETLQRYKELQDIIAILGLDELSEEDRLTVARARKIERFLSQPFFVAEVFTGSPGKYVALAETIRGFQLILSGELDGLPEQAFYLVGNIDEASTKAITLEEENKSKK